CGTCCCGAGCGTGACTGTCAGCAACAAGGGCACGCATAACGTCCTCTTCGTCGCGACCGAGCATGACAGCGTTTACGCGTTCGACGCGGACAGCGCCAATGGTACGAATGCCGCGCCTCTCTGGCAGGTCAGCTTCATCAATCCCGCCTCTGGAATAACCACCGTTCCAAGCGGCGACGTGGGATCGGGCGACGTTGTTCCGGAAATCGGCATTACAAGCACGCCCGTCATTGACACGAACAGTCACACCCTTTATGTCGAGGTTAAAACGAAGGAGAGCGGTGTGTATCGTCACCGGCTTCATGCGCTGGACATCGGGAGCGGGGCGGAGAAGTTCGGCGGGCCGAAGTTGATCCAGGCCCGCGTGAACGGCACGGGCGATGGCAACGACGGCGCGGGTCACGTCCCGTTCAACGACCTCCGGCAGATGAACCGTCCGGGATTGCTTCTCCTCAACGGCGTGGTTTACATCGCATACGCCTCGCACGGCGACAACGGGCCGTATCACGGCTGGCTGCTCGGGTACGACGCGCAAACGCTCCAGCAAGTCGGAGTGTATAATACCGTCCCCAATGGTGGACTGGCAGGCATTTGGCAGGGGGGCACCGGACCGGCGGCGGATGCGCTGGGGAACATTTTTTTCGAAACGGGCAACGGGACGTTTTTCACGAACTATCCCAGCCAGACCACCAACAGTCTTGGTGACAGCTTTATTCGAGTGGCCACGACCAATTCTTCGCCGACCAACCTCCTGGTCATGGCCGATTATTTCACACCGTTCAACCAGGCAAGTTTGAATTCGGCCGACACTGACCTCGGCTCCGGCGGGACGGTCATCCTGCCCGACTCCGTCGGCAGCGCGGCGCATCCACACTTGCTGATCGGAGCGGGCAAGGAAGGACGAATCTATCTGCTCGATCGCGATAACATGGGCCATTTCAATTCCGCCAATGACAATCAGATCGTGCAATGGACTTCTCCTGGCACCATCAATGGATCAATGGGCGCCCCGGCTTATTTTAATCGCACCATCTACTATTTTGGGGGTTATGGCGGACCGCTCAAAGCATTCAGCATGACCAACGGACAACTCGGCAACGGCACGACCAGTGTGACGCCCACTGCTCAAGGCACCAACAGTTGGGGGTTTACGGGTTCCTCGCCCAGCATTTCGGCCAACGGCACGGCCAACGCCATCGTCTGGGCTTTGCAGAACGACGCCTACGCCAGCAGCGGTCCGGGCGTTCTGCACGCCTACAATGCGACCAACATCGCGAGAGAAATCTATAACAGCTCCCAGGCGGGAGTGCGCGACCGTCTCGGGGGCGCGGTGAAATTCACCGTGCCGACCGTGGCGAATGGCAAGGTCTATGTCGGCTCGGAATCCAGTGTTTCGGCATTTGGCCTCGCCGGTGGATGGACAGCGGCGCCGACGATTTCACCGAACGGCGGTGTGTTTACCAACTCGGCCACTGTTACAATCTCCACGACGACGCCTGGCGCCACGATTTATTACACGCTCGATGGCTCGACTCCGACGAGTGCCTCGACGCTCTACACCAATGCCATCACGATCACCAATTCGGGCGCGGTAAAGGCCTTTGCCACGAAGGCCGGTCTGGTGGATAGCGCCGTGGTGACGGCCACGTTTCTGAACAGCCTCGTCGTTGGAAAAGGGACGGGACTGACCGGACATTACTGGACCAACACGACAACACCGTCAACCAATGGGACGCCAACCCTGACGCGCATTGATCCGACGGTGAACACCAATTGGGGCAACGGATCGCCGGATCCAAGCATCACCGCGGATCACTTTACCGTTCTCTGGACCGGCCAGGTGCAGCCCCAGTTCAACGAGACCTACACCTTCTATACGACCACCGATGACGGTGTTCGTTTGTGGGTGAACAACCAGCTCATCATCAATCAATGGATTGATCAGGGGCCGACCGAGTGGACCGGCACCGTCAATTTGGTCGCCGGCCAACGCTACGACATCAGGATGGCCTACTACGAAAACGGGGGTGGCGCCGTGGCACAACTATCCTGGAGCAGTCCGTCCACAGCCAAAGCCATCATCCCGACAAGCCAGCTCTATCCTACCGCCGATGTTCCTCCGACGGTCACAATGACCGGTCCGGCTAATGGAACTGTCTTTACCGCCGACTCGGCCGCTGTTCTGGTAAGCGCCAATGCCAGCGATTCGGACGGGAGCGTGTCAAAAGTTGATTTCTACGCCGGCACGAAACTGATCGGCACGTTGACCAACGGTCCTTACGCGTTCACGTGGACCAAGGTTGTTCCGGGTGCTTACGCTCTGACAGCCGTTGCCACCGATAACGGCGGAATTGTCGCCACTTCCGCGCCGGTGAACATTACAGTCAACGCCGCCTACAGCGTTGGATACGGCCTGACCAACCGGCCCGTGGGCACAGCCTTCCTGAACATGCCGAAGTCCGCCGCGGGCGCGTTCCCCTTGCTGTTGTCGCAAACCGGGGCGTTCGCGGACGTGCCGACGCTTGCGCACGCGAACGGGCTGATCTCCTACACGGTCAACACTCCGTTATGGTCGGACGGCGCGTATAAGACACGGTGGTTGTCAGTGCCGAACGACGGCGCGCCATTCACGCAAGGCGAACAAATCGGATTCGCGACCAATGGTGAATGGACGTTCCCGGCGGGCACGGTTTTTGTGAAGCACTTTGAACTGGCCACCAACGATCTCGACCAGACCATGAAGCGGCGACTCGAAACGCGCCTGCTCGTGCGCGACACCAATGGCGCTGTTTACGGCGTCACTTACAAATGGCGGCCGGACTACAGCGACGCCGACCTGCTCACCACCAGCCTGAGTGAGGACATCGTCATCCAAACCGCCAGCGGCACACGTACACAGACCTGGTATTATCCTAGCCCGCAAGACTGTCTCACCTGCCACACCCCGGCGGCCAACTACGTGTTGGGCGTGAAGACGCGTCAGTTGAATGGAAACCTCCTGTATCCGGATTCGGGCCGCACCGACAACCAGCTTCGAACGCTCAATCAGCTCGGCCTCTTCTACCCGCCGATCACGAACGAGTTTGATATCACGAACTATCCACACCTCGTCGCGGTGACGAATACCGGCGCGACACTGGTTGATCGCGCCCGCTCCTATATCGATGCCAACTGCGCCCAGTGCCATCGGCCCGGCGGCACTCAGACCACGTTCGATGCGCGCTACGACACACCTTTGACAAACCAGAACATCATCAACGGCATTCTGGTGAAAGGCGACCTCGGCTACGACAATGCGCGCGTCGTCGTGCCCAAAGACGTTTTGCGCTCCGTGCTTTACGATCGCATGAACACCGTCGATCCGCTGGTCAAAATGCCGCAACTGGCAAGGAATGTCATCGATACCAACGCGGTGATTGCCATGGCGGACTGGATCAACAGTTTGCCGGGCGTGCCCGCGCTTGACCCGCCGACGATCAATCCGCCCGGTGGCGCGGGCGTCGGGTCCCTGACCGTCACGATTCAACACAGCGATGCAACAGCCAGATTGTATTTTACAGTGGATGGCTCGCTGCCCACGACCAACTCGACGCTTTACACCGGACCCGTCACGGTGACGAACAGTGTGACCTTGAAAGCCGTGGCGTTCGACACCGGGTTCAATAACAGCGTCGCGGCGACGGGGACGTTTACGATCCGGCCACCGATACAGCTCGTTTCCGCGTCGTTCAACGGCAATGGGCAGTTTCAGGTGGATTTGCAGGGTCAGGCTGGCAAAACATACATCTTCCAGGCGTCCACCAACCTGATCGACTGGGTGCCGATCAGCACGAATATCGCTCCGGCCAATCTGTTCCAATTCGTTGATCCGTCATCCACGAACTATCCGTACCAGTTCTACCGCGCACTTGAGGAGCCGTAGGCCGGCCGCGCCCGATGGACGGCTGGCGCGGCGCTGCCAGGTGGGTTCGCCGCGAGTTCAAGCGGGTTGTCTTGGCTGCGCGGCACATTTACGCTCCCGGTGATGCATCTCCGCCCCCGCGCCGTTTCCGCGTTAGTCGCCGGCTGCGTCTTTGCGTCGGGAGCCGCGGGACTCGCTTACGAAATAGTTTTCGCGCGGTATCTCGGGCTTTTTCTCGGTCACGACGGCTACGCGGTGGTGGCCGTGCTGGTCGCGTTCATGGGCGGGTTGGCCATCGGCAACTCCTGGTTCGGCGGCAAAGTGGATCAACGTCCGGACAAGGCCCTCCGATTTTACGCGTGGCTGGAAATCGGAATTGGTCTCTATGCGCTCGGCTTTCCCGCGGTTCATTTCACATCGAAACAACTGTTTCTCCGGCTTGCTGGCGCGTGGCAACCCGGTGGCCTCATGTTGATTGTCCTCAAATTCATCTTCGCGACGCTGACGATTCTACCCCCGGCCATTCTTATGGGGGGAACACTGCCCGCCGTCGTGCGTTTCGCCACACGCTCGCTGTCAGAACTGCGCGGGAGGGTCGCTTCACTTTATTTTACCAACAGTCTCGGCGCGGTCTTTGGCTGTCTGGCGTCCGACTTCTGGTGGATTCCCGATTTCGGCTTGCCGGCAACCCTCCGGGCCGGCGCCGTGGTGAATTTGCTGGTCGGCATTCTCGCGTTGTCTTTGAGCCGTGCAGTCTCGACCAGGAAAGAACGTGCCTCCGGGCCGTCTGCCGCGGCGGCGGAAGAATCCGTGTCGCCCGCTCAAACAAGACTGGTGATGACCGGCATCGCCATCTCCGGTTTCGCGGCGATGCTTTACGAAGTGGCGTGGACCCGGTTATTGGCGCTGACGCTTGGCTCGACCACGCATGCGTTTTCACTGATGCTGGCCGCATTCATCGCCGGCATTGCGGCGGGCGCGTGGGCCATCGCGCGATGGCGTGTGCTGCGACGAAGTCTCGCAGCGTTCGCGCAAGTGGAAATCGTTCTGGGGGTGGTCGTGTTCATTTCGCTTCCGTTGTATTCGCACCTCCCTTACGCGTTCGCAAAGTCCGCCGCCTGGCTTGCCTCTGATTCGGGGGCTTACCCGCTTTACGCCAGTTTGCAAGGCGTCCTCTGCTTCGCGGTCATGTTCATGCCCGCGCTGCTGCTCGGTGCGACACTGCCGTTGGCGAGCCGCGCGGCGGCCACGGACACCGCCGGCGCAGGTAAAACCGTTGGGCGGGTCTTTGCCCTGAATACGCTCGGCGCGGTCGTCGGAACCATCTCCACAGGTTTATGGCTGATGCCGACGCTCGGGCTTGCCAGCACGTTTGGAGTCGGCATTGCGGCCAATCTGGCGGCTGGCGCGATCATCTGCCGCGGCACGATGCCTTCGATCAAGAGCTGGCTCATCCCCGCGGCGGCGGTGTTTTTGTTTGGCGTTCCCTGGATTTGTGGCAGGGCCTTTGACTCCGAATGGCAGCGCGTGTTCACGCTCGGATTGTGGCGACAACCCCGCTCGATCGCTTCGCTGGCGGAGTTCAAAAGTGTCGTCCGGGAAAACAATTTGAAATTCTATCGCGACGGTGTGGTCGCGACGGTCAGCGTCAACGCGTGGACCGAAGGCGGAACGGAACAGCTGAACCTGCGCGTCAATGGAAAGCCGGACGCGAGCACCGCCGGCGACATGCCCACGCAACTTTTGCTCGGTCACTTGCCGATGCTGCTGCGCCCGCAATCGGAGCACGTGCTGGTCGTTGGCCTCGGCAGCGGCGTCACTTGCGGCGCGGTGGCGCGCCATGCTTCGGTTAAACAAGTGGACGCGGTGGAAATTTCGCCCGACGTAGTTGCAGCAGCGCGACTGTTTTCGGCCTACAACCATCAGGTGCTGGAAGACCCGCGGTTGCGACTGACCGTTGACGACGCGCGCTCGTTTCTGCAAACGACGGACCAAACATACGACGCGATCATCAGCGAGCCGTCCAATCCGTGGATCGCCGGCGTCGCCGGACTCTTCACACGCGAGTTTTTTGAGAGCTGCCGCGCCCGGCTCCGCTCCGATGGTCTGATGGCTCAATGGATCCACCTGTACGACAACAACCAGGCGGCACTCGAAGTGGTGATGCGGACGTTTTCATCCGTCTTTCCAAACGTGGCGGTGTGGCAAAGCGAGGAACTCGATCTGATTCTCGTCGGCTCAGCCCGGCCCTGGAAAGCGGATCTGACCTCGTTGCTCGCTCGATTCGACGAAGCGGACGTCCGTGCCGACCTTGCCCGCGCGCGCATCAACCGGCCCGCTGTTCTGCTCAGCCGGGAGATTATTTCGCAATCGTACGGCCGGTTTCTCGCCGCGCCGGCCGGTCCGGTACAAACGGATTTGAAGCCTGTTCTGGAGTATCTGGCGCAACGGGCTTTCTTTGCTCATGAGAACGCGGCGCAATGGCTGCAACTGGACGAAAACCTTTCAACGCATGCGGACACGCTTCTCGCCGAATATTTGCGGAGCCACCCGCTGACCGTGGAAGACTATCGCGCGTTCGCGGAATTCTATTTCGCCTATCACCTGCCCGCGCCTGAACTTTTGCGCAGCCTCTGTCTTCGCTGGCAGGAAGACCCGGCCGCGCAGGGCGCACTGATCGAACTGCTGCCGCGTTTGCCGCCGCTGGGCACGACACCGGAACTCGAAGCGCTGAGGTTTACGGCGTTGCGCGAAAACCTGCTCGCACGCGCGGACAAAGACCCCGGGCTGCTGCGCCATTACGCGAAACTTCTGCTTCAAGTTTATCGCTCGCAGCGCTCCGTTTTTTATTTTCCCCGGGCCACGGAACTGCAAACCGTCCTGGAACGACTGCTCACTGCGGACCCGGCCAACCTGCCATCCTACCAACTCCAACTCGCGGAACTCGCCTGGGATCGTGGCGACACGGAGGGCTGCATTCGCCTGAGCCGCAAGGCGCTGAGTGCCGACAATCGTTCATCGTCGGAAAACGACGCGGCTTTCGCGCGCTTCGCTGAGGCGCTTCTGTTGACGGGGCGGCGCGACGAAGCGCTGGAATCGTGCCGCCGCGGGCGCGACGCGGGCCATGGTGGTCCGCGCCTGGAAATGGTTGCGCGCAGGGTCGCGGCGTCTGAAGCGAGCCCCCGCCGTTGAACGCCGTCCGGGAGCCTCAAGTTTTGGATGCGCCCGCCCTTTTGCTTTGACAGCTTCCAGTTTTGACGGTGCAATTCAGTCGAATTCATTTTGAAAACAGGAGAAATATTATGACAATGAAATCCGTTGCGCTCGTTCCTTTCGTTGCCCTGGCCGCCGTGTTTGCGACGCCGCCCGCGTTCGCAGAGAAAATTCCCGATGAGTACAAGACCGGCGGGTTCGCCCTCGGCTGCCAGGCTTACACGTTCAATCGCTTCAGCGTTTTCGAGGCGATTGAAAAAACCGCGCAGGCCGGCGGCAAAGTCATCGAGTTTTTCCCGGGCCAGAAGCTCAGCGCGGAGGAGCCGAATGTGAAGTGGGACCATAATGCCGCGGACGACGTCGTCGAAAAAGTGAAGGCTCAACTCGCCAAATACCACCTCAAAGCCGTGAACTATGGCGTTGTGGGCATACCGAAGGACGAAGCCCAGGCGCGCAAGATTTTCGAGTTCGCCAAAAAGCTTGGCCTGTATGGCATCACCACGGAATCCGTGGATGCCATTGATACCATCGAGAAGCTGGTGAAGGAATATGACATCCGGGTCGGGTTCCACGATCATCCGAAGCGCGCGAATGATCCAAGCTATAAAATGTGGGACCCGAATTACGTCCTGTCGGTCGTGAAAAACCGCGACCGCCGGATCGGCTCGTGCGCGGACACCGGGCATTGGGTGCGCTCGGGACTCAAGCCGGTGGATTGTCTGCGGATCCTCAAGGGCCGGATCAT
This genomic window from Candidatus Angelobacter sp. contains:
- a CDS encoding chitobiase/beta-hexosaminidase C-terminal domain-containing protein; translated protein: MRTPSFAFGKWTNFRVSTLSIRFVILVLFAVLSAPFPATAQISVWTQHNDNARTGQNTNETTLTLANVNTSTFGKLFTYPVDGYVYAQPLYVPSVTVSNKGTHNVLFVATEHDSVYAFDADSANGTNAAPLWQVSFINPASGITTVPSGDVGSGDVVPEIGITSTPVIDTNSHTLYVEVKTKESGVYRHRLHALDIGSGAEKFGGPKLIQARVNGTGDGNDGAGHVPFNDLRQMNRPGLLLLNGVVYIAYASHGDNGPYHGWLLGYDAQTLQQVGVYNTVPNGGLAGIWQGGTGPAADALGNIFFETGNGTFFTNYPSQTTNSLGDSFIRVATTNSSPTNLLVMADYFTPFNQASLNSADTDLGSGGTVILPDSVGSAAHPHLLIGAGKEGRIYLLDRDNMGHFNSANDNQIVQWTSPGTINGSMGAPAYFNRTIYYFGGYGGPLKAFSMTNGQLGNGTTSVTPTAQGTNSWGFTGSSPSISANGTANAIVWALQNDAYASSGPGVLHAYNATNIAREIYNSSQAGVRDRLGGAVKFTVPTVANGKVYVGSESSVSAFGLAGGWTAAPTISPNGGVFTNSATVTISTTTPGATIYYTLDGSTPTSASTLYTNAITITNSGAVKAFATKAGLVDSAVVTATFLNSLVVGKGTGLTGHYWTNTTTPSTNGTPTLTRIDPTVNTNWGNGSPDPSITADHFTVLWTGQVQPQFNETYTFYTTTDDGVRLWVNNQLIINQWIDQGPTEWTGTVNLVAGQRYDIRMAYYENGGGAVAQLSWSSPSTAKAIIPTSQLYPTADVPPTVTMTGPANGTVFTADSAAVLVSANASDSDGSVSKVDFYAGTKLIGTLTNGPYAFTWTKVVPGAYALTAVATDNGGIVATSAPVNITVNAAYSVGYGLTNRPVGTAFLNMPKSAAGAFPLLLSQTGAFADVPTLAHANGLISYTVNTPLWSDGAYKTRWLSVPNDGAPFTQGEQIGFATNGEWTFPAGTVFVKHFELATNDLDQTMKRRLETRLLVRDTNGAVYGVTYKWRPDYSDADLLTTSLSEDIVIQTASGTRTQTWYYPSPQDCLTCHTPAANYVLGVKTRQLNGNLLYPDSGRTDNQLRTLNQLGLFYPPITNEFDITNYPHLVAVTNTGATLVDRARSYIDANCAQCHRPGGTQTTFDARYDTPLTNQNIINGILVKGDLGYDNARVVVPKDVLRSVLYDRMNTVDPLVKMPQLARNVIDTNAVIAMADWINSLPGVPALDPPTINPPGGAGVGSLTVTIQHSDATARLYFTVDGSLPTTNSTLYTGPVTVTNSVTLKAVAFDTGFNNSVAATGTFTIRPPIQLVSASFNGNGQFQVDLQGQAGKTYIFQASTNLIDWVPISTNIAPANLFQFVDPSSTNYPYQFYRALEEP
- a CDS encoding fused MFS/spermidine synthase; the protein is MHLRPRAVSALVAGCVFASGAAGLAYEIVFARYLGLFLGHDGYAVVAVLVAFMGGLAIGNSWFGGKVDQRPDKALRFYAWLEIGIGLYALGFPAVHFTSKQLFLRLAGAWQPGGLMLIVLKFIFATLTILPPAILMGGTLPAVVRFATRSLSELRGRVASLYFTNSLGAVFGCLASDFWWIPDFGLPATLRAGAVVNLLVGILALSLSRAVSTRKERASGPSAAAAEESVSPAQTRLVMTGIAISGFAAMLYEVAWTRLLALTLGSTTHAFSLMLAAFIAGIAAGAWAIARWRVLRRSLAAFAQVEIVLGVVVFISLPLYSHLPYAFAKSAAWLASDSGAYPLYASLQGVLCFAVMFMPALLLGATLPLASRAAATDTAGAGKTVGRVFALNTLGAVVGTISTGLWLMPTLGLASTFGVGIAANLAAGAIICRGTMPSIKSWLIPAAAVFLFGVPWICGRAFDSEWQRVFTLGLWRQPRSIASLAEFKSVVRENNLKFYRDGVVATVSVNAWTEGGTEQLNLRVNGKPDASTAGDMPTQLLLGHLPMLLRPQSEHVLVVGLGSGVTCGAVARHASVKQVDAVEISPDVVAAARLFSAYNHQVLEDPRLRLTVDDARSFLQTTDQTYDAIISEPSNPWIAGVAGLFTREFFESCRARLRSDGLMAQWIHLYDNNQAALEVVMRTFSSVFPNVAVWQSEELDLILVGSARPWKADLTSLLARFDEADVRADLARARINRPAVLLSREIISQSYGRFLAAPAGPVQTDLKPVLEYLAQRAFFAHENAAQWLQLDENLSTHADTLLAEYLRSHPLTVEDYRAFAEFYFAYHLPAPELLRSLCLRWQEDPAAQGALIELLPRLPPLGTTPELEALRFTALRENLLARADKDPGLLRHYAKLLLQVYRSQRSVFYFPRATELQTVLERLLTADPANLPSYQLQLAELAWDRGDTEGCIRLSRKALSADNRSSSENDAAFARFAEALLLTGRRDEALESCRRGRDAGHGGPRLEMVARRVAASEASPRR
- a CDS encoding sugar phosphate isomerase/epimerase, coding for MTMKSVALVPFVALAAVFATPPAFAEKIPDEYKTGGFALGCQAYTFNRFSVFEAIEKTAQAGGKVIEFFPGQKLSAEEPNVKWDHNAADDVVEKVKAQLAKYHLKAVNYGVVGIPKDEAQARKIFEFAKKLGLYGITTESVDAIDTIEKLVKEYDIRVGFHDHPKRANDPSYKMWDPNYVLSVVKNRDRRIGSCADTGHWVRSGLKPVDCLRILKGRIISSHLKDLNEFGKLEAHDLPYGTGVSDVPAILEELKRQKFEGNISIEYEYAWDHSVPEVAQCIGFVRGYEAAKK